The segment TTTTCATAATCTCCCTACCTTTCATTATTTTAACTCTCCAAAGAAAAGGCTATCAATAATGCAAATAAAGGTCAACGTTTTTTCAAAAAATATGAAAAAAATCATATTTAAAGACAAAAATACGCATATTTTCGCAAATAAAAAAACAGTTCAATTTGAAATTGAACTGTTTTTAATTAGTTATTTTAAGCAATAATCGATCCGTTCGGCATGCCTTTAGGTGCTTCAACGATTGCTAGATTTCCAGCTTCGTCTTCTGCTGATAAGATCATTCCTTGACTGATTTGTCCCCGCATTTTGCGTGGTTTCAGATTTGCTACGATCACGACTTTTTTGCCGATCAATTCAGCAGGATCAGCATAAAACTCAGCGATACCTGAAAGGATCTGGCGATTTTGTTTATCGCCGGCATCTAACCGAAATTGCAGCAGTTTGTCCGCGCCTTTGACTTTCTGGCAGTCGATCACTTCTGCGACTTTTAATTCCACTTTATCGAAATCATCGTATTTGATCTCTTTGTCTTTTACCGATACCAATTCAGTTTCTTCTGGGTTCCACTTCACAGTTTCTTCTGTTGTTTGGACTCCTTCTGACATTTTCTTTTGAATATAGTCTACTTCTGTATCGATCTCAAGACGTGGGAAAATCGGTGTACCTTTGCTTACGACTTTTGTATTGCTTGGGAATTCGCCAAAATGAAGACCTTGCAGGTTCATCGTTTCTGATTCTAATCCCAATTGGTTAAAGATCTTCGCTGGTGTTTCGATCATGATCGGTTGCAGCAAGATCGCAACGATTCGCAAGCTTTCCGCAAGGTGGATCATCACGCTGTTCAACTCTGCTTGACGTTCTTCCTCTTTTGCCAAGACCCATGGCTGAGTTTCATCAATATATTTATTTGCCCGAGAAATTAAGCTCCAGACTTCGCTCAGCGCTGTATTGAATTCCATTTTGTCCATCGCTTGATGATAGTTTCCGATCACGTTTGCGGCAGTCGTAGATAATTCACTGTCAAAAGCTGTTACTTTGGAAGCATAGTCCGGTACGATCCCGTCACAATATTTATTGATCATGGCGATCGTGCGGTTCAATAGATTTCCTAAGTCATTGGCTAAATCGTAATTGACGCGGGAAACAAAATCTTCTGGCGTAAAGACACCATCGCTGCCAAAAGGCACGGCCCGCAATAAGTAATAGCGCAATGCATCCAGTCCATAGCGCTCGACAAGCATTTCTGGATAAACAACATTGCCTTTTGATTTAGACATTTTACCGTCTTTCATCAATAACCAACCATGTCCAAATACTTTTTTAGGCAAAGGAAGTTCCAGAGCCATCAACATAATCGGCCAATAAATCGTATGGAAACGCACGATCTCTTTACCAACCATATGGACATCTGCCGGCCAATATTTTTGGAATAAGCTGTCGTCATCAGATCCATAGCCTAAAGCAGTGATATAGTTGGATAATGCATCGATCCAGACATACACCACGTGTTTTGGATCAGATTTCACTGGGACACCCCATGTATGTGTTGTCCGAGAAACAGCTAAATCTTCCAAACCTGGTTTAATGAAGTTGTTGATCATTTCATTTTTGCGAGATTCCGGCTGAATAAATTCCGGATGCTCATCATA is part of the Enterococcus mediterraneensis genome and harbors:
- the metG gene encoding methionine--tRNA ligase, with protein sequence MAEKDTFYITTPIYYPSGKLHIGNSYTTIACDAIARYKRLMGFDVFYLTGVDEHGQKIEKKSAELGVSPQEYVDKMAADVQKLWKTLGISYDKFIRTTDDYHQKAVQQIFERLLEQGDIYLGEYEGWYSVSDEEFFTETQLAEVYRDEEGNVIGGKAPSGHEVELVKEESYFFRMSKYADRLLAYYDEHPEFIQPESRKNEMINNFIKPGLEDLAVSRTTHTWGVPVKSDPKHVVYVWIDALSNYITALGYGSDDDSLFQKYWPADVHMVGKEIVRFHTIYWPIMLMALELPLPKKVFGHGWLLMKDGKMSKSKGNVVYPEMLVERYGLDALRYYLLRAVPFGSDGVFTPEDFVSRVNYDLANDLGNLLNRTIAMINKYCDGIVPDYASKVTAFDSELSTTAANVIGNYHQAMDKMEFNTALSEVWSLISRANKYIDETQPWVLAKEEERQAELNSVMIHLAESLRIVAILLQPIMIETPAKIFNQLGLESETMNLQGLHFGEFPSNTKVVSKGTPIFPRLEIDTEVDYIQKKMSEGVQTTEETVKWNPEETELVSVKDKEIKYDDFDKVELKVAEVIDCQKVKGADKLLQFRLDAGDKQNRQILSGIAEFYADPAELIGKKVVIVANLKPRKMRGQISQGMILSAEDEAGNLAIVEAPKGMPNGSIIA